One genomic segment of Penaeus chinensis breed Huanghai No. 1 chromosome 13, ASM1920278v2, whole genome shotgun sequence includes these proteins:
- the LOC125031562 gene encoding crustacyanin-A2 subunit-like, with protein MVLKIGWSDYDFKVTIAGFSLNAECSRLKGKIYPTKDFPAAHMLIDFPSVFAAPYGVIDTDYDSYSCIDTDKYKSEFGSVFSRTPQNAGSAIDRCASVFRRNGVDFSLFIIVPHTAECVYSA; from the exons ATGGTTCTTAAAA TAGGCTGGTCGGACTATGACTTTAAGGTGACCATAGCTGGATTCAGCCTCAACGCTGAGTGCTCTAGACTGAAGGGCAAGATCTACCCCACAAAGGACTTCCCAGCTGCCCATATGCTCATTGATTTTCCTTCTG TTTTCGCCGCTCCCTATGGAGTGATCGATACTGACTACGACAGCTATTCCTGCATTGACACAGACAAGTACAAGTCCGAGTTCGGCTCCGTGTTCTCCCGTACTCCACAGAATGCCGGTTCAGCGATTGACAGGTGTGCCTCCGTATTCCGCAGGAACGGCGTCgacttctcccttttcattataGTTCCTCATACAGCCGAATGTGTTTACAGTGCATAG
- the LOC125031776 gene encoding crustacyanin-C1 subunit-like has translation MKTSLLCLALVAVVAADKIPDFVVPGKCPAVDERMLYNQQRPNHQKYAGTWYEIALTNNPYQLIKKCVRNEYTYDGSKFNVRTTGTDAYGNAITRNGQVLPNPFGEPHLSVDYEASWMAPYVILDTDYENFSCIYSCAGHNFGYYTDFAFIFSRSPSLADRYYRRCEAAFMNIGVDPSRFTKTAQGGSCSNTNYSSW, from the exons ATGAAGACTTCGTTGCTGTGTCTCGCTCTCGTTGCAGTGGTCGCTGCCGACAAGATCCCTGACTTTGTCGTGCCAGGAAAATGCCCTGCGGTAGACGAGAGAATGCTCTACAATCAACAGAGGCCTAACCATCAGAAG TATGCTGGCACATGGTACGAAATTGCACTCACAAACAACCCATACCAACTGATCAAGAAGTGTGTCCGCAATGAATATACCTATG ATGGAAGCAAGTTCAACGTCAGGACCACTGGTACTGATGCTTATGGAAACGCAATTACACGTAATGGTCAAGTTCTTCCGAATCCTTTCGGAGAACCTCATCTTTCCGTGGACTATGAAGCAT CGTGGATGGCTCCCTATGTGATTCTGGACACTGACTACGAGAACTTCTCGTGCATCTATAGCTGCGCCGGCCACAACTTCGGCTATTACACCGACTTCGCCTTCATCTTCTCCCGCTCACCAAGTCTCGCTGATAGATATTACAGGCGTTGTGAAGCCGCCTTCATGAACATCGGTGTTGACCCCTCTCGCTTCACAAAGACAGCTCAGGGTGGATCCTGCTCCAACACTAACTATAGCTCTTGGTAG
- the LOC125031487 gene encoding crustacyanin-A2 subunit-like → MLKVLVAAALVALVAADGIPDFVAPGNCARVANQENFDLRRYAGRWYQVKIIDIPYQPYTRCIHSNYDYTDNGFRVTTAGLTPNNEYRRLQGKIYPTTDFPKAHMLIDFPSAFAAPYEVIETDYDSYSCVYSCIDTDKYKSEFGFVFSRTPQNAGSAIDRCASVFRRNGVDFSSFNVVPHSSECAYRA, encoded by the exons ATGTTGAAGGTACTCGTAGCTGCTGCCCTCGTGGCTCTTGTCGCAGCCGACGGCATTCCAGATTTCGTAGCTCCTGGAAATTGTGCCAGAGTGGCAAATCAAGAAAACTTCGACCTTCGCAGA TATGCTGGTCGTTGGTATCAGGTGAAGATCATCGACATCCCCTACCAACCATACACTCGCTGCATCCACTCCAACTACGACTACACTGACAATGGCTTTAGGGTGACCACAGCTGGATTAACCCCCAACAACGAGTACCGCAGACTGCAGGGCAAGATCTACCCCACAACGGACTTCCCAAAAGCCCACATGCTCATTGATTTCCCTTCTG CTTTCGCCGCTCCCTATGAAGTGATCGAGACTGACTACGATAGCTATTCGTGCGTGTATTCCTGCATTGACACAGACAAGTACAAGTCCGAGTTCGGCTTCGTGTTCTCCCGTACTCCACAGAATGCCGGTTCAGCGATTGACAGGTGTGCCTCCGTCTTCCGCAGGAACGGCGTCGACTTCTCGTCTTTCAATGTAGTTCCTCATTCATCCGAATGTGCTTACAGGGCATAG
- the LOC125031806 gene encoding crustacyanin-A2 subunit-like, with protein sequence MLKALVAAALVALVAADGIPDFVAPGNCAKVANQDNFDLRRYAGRWYQIQIIDNPYQPYTRCIHSNYDYSDSDYGFKVTTAGFSPNNEYLRLQGKIHPTKDFPAAHMLIDFPTAFAAPYEVIETDYENYSCVYSCIDTDKYKSEFGFVFSRTPQNSGLAIDRCASVFRRNGVDFSSFNVVPHTAECIYRA encoded by the exons ATGTTGAAGGCACTGGTAGCTGCTGCCCTCGTGGCTCTTGTCGCAGCCGACGGCATCCCAGATTTCGTAGCCCCTGGAAACTGTGCCAAAGTGGCAAATCAAGACAACTTCGACCTTCGCAGA TATGCTGGTCGCTGGTATCAGATCCAGATCATCGACAACCCCTACCAACCATACACTCGCTGCATCCACTCCAACTACGACTACTCTGACTCTGACTACGGCTTTAAGGTGACCACAGCTGGATTCAGCCCCAACAACGAGTACCTGAGACTGCAGGGCAAGATCCACCCCACAAAGGATTTTCCAGCTGCCCACATGCTTATTGATTTCCCTACTG CTTTCGCCGCTCCCTATGAAGTGATTGAGACTGACTACGAGAACTATTCCTGCGTGTATTCCTGCATTGACACAGACAAGTACAAATCCGAGTTCGGCTTCGTGTTCTCCCGTACTCCACAGAATTCTGGTCTAGCGATCGACAGGTGTGCCTCCGTATTCCGCAGAAATGGCGTCGACTTCTCGTCTTTCAATGTAGTTCCTCATACAGCCGAATGTATTTACAGggcatag
- the LOC125031483 gene encoding crustacyanin-C1 subunit-like, with amino-acid sequence MKTSLLCLALVAVVAADKIPDFVVPGKCPAVDERMLYSQQKPNHQRYAGTWYEIALTNNPYQLIKQCVRNEYTFDGTKFNVRSTGTDANGNAITRKGQVLPNPFGEPHLSVDYEASWIAPYVILDTDYENFSCIYSCSGYNFGYYSDFAFIFSRSPSLADRYYRRCEAAFMNIGVDPSRFTKTAQGGSCSYNTNYRSW; translated from the exons ATGAAGACGTCGTTGCTGTGTCTTGCTCTCGTTGCAGTGGTCGCTGCCGACAAGATCCCAGACTTTGTCGTGCCGGGAAAATGTCCTGCGGTAGACGAGAGAATGCTGTACAGTCAACAGAAGCCTAATCATCAAAGG TATGCTGGCACATGGTACGAAATTGCTCTCACAAACAACCCTTACCAACTGATCAAGCAGTGTGTCCGCAACGAATATACCTTTG ATGGAACCAAGTTCAACGTTAGGTCCACTGGTACTGATGCTAATGGAAACGCAATTACACGTAAGGGACAGGTTCTGCCGAATCCTTTCGGAGAACCTCACCTCTCCGTAGACTACGAAGCAT CCTGGATTGCTCCCTACGTGATTCTGGACACTGATTACGAGAACTTCTCGTGCATCTATAGCTGCTCGGGATACAACTTCGGCTATTATTCCGACTTCGCCTTCATCTTCTCCCGCTCACCAAGTCTCGCTGACAGATATTACAGGCGTTGTGAAGCCGCCTTCATGAACATCGGTGTTGACCCCTCTCGCTTCACAAAGACAGCTCAGGGTGGATCCTGCTCCTACAACACTAACTATAGGTCTTGGTAG
- the LOC125031486 gene encoding crustacyanin-A2 subunit-like, which produces MLNTLVAAALVALVSADGIPDFVAPGNCAKVANQDNFDLRRYAGRWYQVKIIDNAYQPYTRCIHSNYDYSDSDYGFKVTTAGFSPNNEYLRLQGKIYPTKDFPTAHMLIDFPSVFAAPYEVIETDYDSYSCVYSCIDTDKYKSEFGFVFSRTPQNSGTAIDRCASAFRRNGVDFSLFNVVPHTAECVYRA; this is translated from the exons ATGTTGAACACACTCGTAGCTGCTGCCCTCGTGGCTCTTGTCTCAGCCGACGGCATTCCAGACTTCGTAGCTCCTGGAAATTGCGCCAAAGTGGCAAATCAAGACAACTTCGACCTTCGTAGA TATGCTGGTCGTTGGTATCAGGTCAAGATCATCGATAACGCCTACCAGCCTTACACTCGCTGCATCCACTCCAACTACGACTACTCTGACTCTGACTACGGCTTTAAGGTGACCACAGCTGGATTCAGTCCCAACAACGAGTATCTCAGACTACAGGGCAAGATCTATCCCACAAAGGACTTCCCAACTGCCCATATGCTCATTGATTTCCCTTCTG TTTTCGCGGCTCCCTATGAAGTGATCGAGACTGACTACGACAGCTATTCCTGCGTGTATTCCTGCATTGACACAGACAAGTACAAGTCCGAGTTCGGCTTCGTATTCTCCCGTACTCCACAGAACTCCGGTACAGCGATTGACAGATGCGCCTCCGCATTCCGCAGGAACGGCGTCGACTTTTCCCTTTTCAATGTAGTTCCTCATACAGCCGAATGTGTTTACAGGGCATAA
- the LOC125031485 gene encoding crustacyanin-C1 subunit-like: MKTSLLCLALVAVVAADKIPDFVVPGKCPAVDERMLYNQQRPNHQKYAGTWYEIALTNNPYQLIKSCVRNEYSYDGSKFNVRSTGTDAIGNAITRNGQVLPNPFGEPHLSVDYEASWMAPYVILDTDYENFSCIYSCAGHNFGYYTDFAFIFSRSPSLADRYYRRCEAAFMNIGVDPSRFTKTAQGGSCSNTNYSSW, translated from the exons ATGAAGACTTCGTTGCTGTGTCTCGCTCTCGTTGCAGTGGTCGCTGCCGACAAGATCCCTGACTTTGTCGTGCCAGGAAAATGCCCTGCAGTAGACGAGAGAATGCTCTACAATCAACAGAGGCCTAACCATCAGAAG TATGCTGGCACATGGTACGAAATTGCACTCACAAACAACCCATACCAACTGATCAAAAGTTGTGTACGCAACGAATATAGCTATg ATGGAAGCAAGTTCAACGTCAGAAGCACTGGTACTGATGCTATTGGAAACGCAATTACACGTAATGGTCAGGTTCTGCCGAATCCTTTCGGAGAACCTCATCTTTCCGTGGACTACGAGGCAT CCTGGATGGCTCCCTACGTGATTCTGGACACTGACTACGAGAACTTCTCGTGCATCTATAGCTGCGCCGGCCACAACTTCGGTTATTACACCGACTTCGCCTTCATCTTCTCCCGCTCACCAAGTCTCGCTGATAGATATTACAGGCGTTGTGAAGCCGCCTTCATGAACATCGGTGTTGACCCCTCTCGCTTCACAAAGACAGCTCAGGGTGGATCCTGCTCCAACACTAACTATAGCTCTTGGTAG